A stretch of Pseudolysobacter antarcticus DNA encodes these proteins:
- a CDS encoding adenosylcobalamin-dependent ribonucleoside-diphosphate reductase, translating to MSTVRLEALARGTVEIPLQPASYDIWDKKYRLKSKNGEPVDASIDATYQRVAKALADAEPTPDKQTYWYERFLWALRRGAIPAGRITSNAGALQHKPATSTINCTVSGTIVDSMDDILEKVHEAGLTLKAGCGIGYEFSTLRPRGAYVSGAGAYTSGPMSFMDIYDKMCFTVSSAGGRRGAQMGTFDVAHPDVKDFIRAKREDGRLRQFNLSLLITDGFMHAVETDGDWPLLFPVNIKEQHEVDLDNPEQVIWREWPTHENYVSREDGLVACKVYARIRAKHLWDLIMGSTYDFAEPGFILIDRVNEMNNNWWCETIRATNPCGEQPLPPYGSCLLGSVNLTTFVRDPFGPKARFDFDEYREVVRVFTRMLDNVVEINGLPLPQQRAEIESKRRHGMGFLGLGSTVTMLKMRYGSEEACRFTEEIARDMAIAGWEVALSLAKEKGAAPILAQEFDVTAEMLRKRPEMLSDGYKLGDKIAGRLLHAKYSRYMQRIAKVAPELVAELAETGARFTHHSSIAPTGTISLSLANNASNGIEPSFAHHYSRNVIREGKKSKEKVEVFSYELLAYRELINAEAMPYSSTPEQKLPEYFVAADDISPKEHVDIQAAAQIWVDSSISKTANVPTDYPYEDFKDIYRYAHSQGLKGCTTFRFNPAAFQGVLVKEADLENTLYRFELEDGSVVEVKGNEEIEYDGETHTAANLFDALKEGYYGKF from the coding sequence ATGAGCACAGTGCGACTTGAGGCGCTGGCGCGAGGTACAGTGGAAATACCGCTGCAACCTGCGTCGTACGATATCTGGGACAAGAAATACCGTCTCAAAAGCAAGAATGGCGAGCCGGTCGATGCCAGCATTGATGCGACTTACCAACGCGTCGCCAAGGCATTGGCCGATGCCGAACCTACCCCCGACAAACAAACCTACTGGTACGAACGCTTTTTGTGGGCGCTGCGCCGCGGCGCGATTCCGGCCGGCCGCATCACATCGAATGCGGGCGCGCTGCAACACAAGCCTGCTACCTCCACGATCAACTGCACAGTCTCCGGCACGATCGTCGATTCGATGGATGACATCCTCGAAAAAGTGCATGAAGCCGGACTCACGCTGAAAGCCGGCTGCGGTATCGGCTACGAATTTTCGACCTTGCGCCCGCGCGGCGCGTATGTGTCGGGCGCGGGCGCGTATACGTCCGGGCCGATGTCGTTCATGGATATCTACGACAAGATGTGTTTCACCGTAAGCTCCGCTGGCGGTCGCCGCGGCGCGCAGATGGGCACGTTCGATGTCGCGCATCCCGACGTCAAGGATTTCATCCGCGCCAAGCGCGAGGACGGTCGTCTGCGCCAGTTCAATCTGAGCCTGCTGATCACCGACGGTTTCATGCATGCGGTCGAAACCGACGGCGACTGGCCGCTGCTGTTTCCGGTCAATATCAAGGAACAACACGAGGTCGATCTCGACAATCCCGAGCAGGTGATCTGGCGCGAATGGCCGACGCATGAAAATTACGTGTCGCGCGAGGATGGCTTGGTCGCGTGCAAGGTGTATGCGCGCATCCGCGCCAAACACTTGTGGGATCTCATCATGGGTTCCACTTACGATTTTGCCGAACCCGGTTTTATCCTGATCGATCGCGTCAACGAGATGAACAACAACTGGTGGTGCGAGACGATCCGCGCCACCAATCCGTGCGGTGAACAGCCGTTGCCGCCATATGGTTCGTGCTTGCTCGGCTCGGTCAACCTGACCACGTTTGTGCGCGATCCGTTCGGACCAAAGGCACGTTTCGATTTCGACGAATACCGCGAAGTGGTGCGCGTGTTTACGCGCATGCTCGACAACGTGGTCGAGATCAACGGCCTGCCACTGCCGCAACAACGCGCCGAGATCGAGAGCAAGCGTCGCCACGGCATGGGCTTTCTCGGCCTCGGCTCGACTGTGACCATGCTCAAGATGCGCTACGGCTCGGAGGAAGCTTGTCGTTTCACCGAAGAAATCGCGCGCGACATGGCGATCGCCGGATGGGAAGTCGCGCTGAGTCTGGCGAAGGAAAAAGGCGCCGCGCCGATCCTTGCGCAAGAGTTCGATGTCACCGCCGAAATGCTGCGCAAGCGGCCTGAAATGCTGAGCGATGGTTACAAGCTCGGCGACAAGATCGCAGGTCGTTTGCTGCACGCCAAATACAGCCGCTACATGCAGCGCATCGCCAAGGTTGCACCGGAGCTGGTCGCCGAACTGGCCGAGACTGGTGCACGTTTCACGCATCATTCGTCGATCGCGCCGACCGGTACGATTTCGCTGTCGCTGGCGAACAATGCATCCAACGGCATCGAGCCGAGTTTTGCGCATCACTATTCGCGCAACGTGATTCGCGAAGGCAAAAAGAGCAAGGAAAAAGTCGAAGTGTTCAGTTATGAGCTGCTAGCTTATCGTGAGCTCATCAACGCCGAAGCGATGCCCTACTCCAGCACACCGGAACAGAAGCTGCCGGAATACTTTGTCGCTGCCGATGACATCTCGCCGAAAGAACATGTCGACATCCAGGCAGCCGCGCAAATCTGGGTGGATTCATCGATTTCCAAAACTGCGAACGTGCCGACCGATTACCCTTACGAAGACTTCAAGGACATCTATCGTTACGCGCATTCGCAAGGCCTGAAAGGCTGCACCACGTTCCGTTTCAACCCCGCCGCTTTCCAGGGCGTTTTGGTGAAAGAAGCCGATCTTGAAAATACCCTCTACCGTTTTGAGCTAGAAGACGGTAGCGTTGTCGAGGTCAAGGGTAACGAAGAGATCGAATACGACGGCGAAACACATACTGCCGCCAATTTGTTCGATGCCTTGAAGGAAGGCTATTACGGAAAGTTCTAG
- a CDS encoding carboxy terminal-processing peptidase, with product MRRHVLWIALCVATFAQAKPAADSLGAPLLKATPEQGQAAILATNYWTKFHYKAIPLDSAMSGKIFDHYLNSLDAERLFFVQSDVDKFLPAREKLGEAINTQNLTVPFDIFNLYEQHVAERTAFARSLLAKGFDFSQDESYSYERDKLPWAKSQEELNDVWRKRVKNDWLRLKLAKEKEPAKDSVATKAGAPNDKTTDKAATKTAAASSTAKPQDIDAEIRKTLDKRYATYLDRVKKLNGEDVFQTFMNAYAMSIEPHTNYLGPRASENFDIAMKLSLEGIGAVLQANDEYTVIREIVPGGPAALSGKIKVGDRIVGVGQGENGQLTDVLGWRLDDVVEQIRGTKDTVVRLDVLPVDVGPDGKHELIPIVRKKVNIEEQAAKSSVIETKDGDVVHRIGVITLPSFYQDFDAHRRGDKDYRSATKDVAKLLTELKAQNVEGVMVDLRNDGGGSLNEAADLTGLFIDKGPVVQVRNAQGKIDSEDDSTPGMTWEGPLAVLVNRNSASASEIFAAAIQDYGRGLIVGEPTYGKGTVQNLLDLDQYMHNEKPVYGELKSTIAQFFRINGGTTQLRGVTPDINVPVTGDFDENGEQAFDKQGFTSLPWTSIPPAEYKPVADLKGLVPLLQTRHDARVAKDKTWSDWQEDVTEARKLRKQTTISLNETVRRKERDEQEARRKAHADDLASAMPTDPASKTSDRINKDSARVGKPDHANADSLAAVKTDDIVKDSKPAKAADANTSSVLNDDSESATPTSDDGLQADERNLKSDLAAEAKRKQAKDVLLQEAARIVSDEVTLIKNDTQLAERVLPHSPNKAEMN from the coding sequence ATGCGTAGACACGTGCTCTGGATCGCCCTGTGTGTGGCGACGTTTGCCCAAGCCAAACCCGCAGCCGATAGTCTCGGAGCACCGCTGCTCAAGGCCACGCCGGAGCAAGGTCAGGCGGCGATTCTCGCGACCAACTACTGGACCAAGTTCCATTACAAGGCGATCCCGCTCGACAGCGCGATGTCGGGGAAAATCTTCGATCATTACCTGAATTCGCTGGATGCCGAGCGTCTGTTTTTTGTGCAGTCGGATGTCGACAAATTCCTGCCGGCGCGCGAGAAACTCGGTGAGGCGATCAACACTCAGAACCTGACCGTACCGTTCGATATCTTCAACCTTTACGAGCAGCATGTCGCCGAGCGCACCGCGTTTGCACGCAGTCTGCTGGCCAAGGGTTTCGACTTCAGCCAGGACGAAAGTTACAGCTACGAACGCGACAAATTGCCGTGGGCGAAATCGCAGGAAGAACTCAATGACGTCTGGCGCAAGCGCGTCAAGAATGATTGGCTGCGCTTGAAACTTGCCAAAGAAAAAGAACCCGCGAAAGATAGCGTCGCGACAAAAGCGGGCGCACCGAACGACAAGACGACGGATAAAGCCGCGACAAAAACTGCAGCGGCCAGCAGCACGGCCAAGCCGCAGGATATCGATGCGGAAATCCGCAAGACCCTCGACAAGCGGTATGCGACGTATCTGGATCGCGTCAAGAAGCTCAACGGCGAAGACGTGTTCCAGACCTTCATGAATGCGTACGCGATGTCGATCGAGCCGCACACCAATTACCTCGGACCGCGCGCTTCGGAAAATTTCGATATCGCGATGAAACTGTCGCTCGAAGGGATCGGCGCGGTGCTGCAGGCGAATGACGAATACACTGTGATCCGCGAAATCGTGCCGGGCGGCCCGGCGGCGTTGTCGGGCAAGATCAAGGTCGGCGATCGCATCGTCGGTGTTGGGCAGGGCGAAAATGGCCAGCTCACCGACGTGTTGGGCTGGCGTCTCGACGATGTGGTCGAGCAGATTCGCGGCACCAAGGACACCGTGGTGCGGCTGGATGTGTTGCCGGTCGATGTCGGCCCCGATGGCAAACACGAGCTGATTCCGATCGTGCGCAAGAAAGTGAATATCGAGGAGCAGGCGGCAAAAAGTTCGGTGATCGAAACCAAGGATGGCGATGTCGTGCATCGCATCGGCGTGATCACGCTGCCAAGTTTTTATCAGGATTTTGATGCACACCGTCGCGGCGACAAGGATTATCGCAGCGCCACCAAGGACGTGGCGAAACTGCTGACCGAACTCAAGGCGCAGAACGTCGAAGGCGTGATGGTCGACCTGCGCAATGACGGCGGTGGTTCGTTGAACGAGGCCGCCGATCTCACCGGCTTGTTCATCGACAAGGGTCCGGTCGTGCAGGTGCGTAACGCGCAAGGAAAAATCGATTCCGAAGACGACAGCACACCCGGCATGACGTGGGAAGGCCCGCTCGCGGTATTGGTGAATCGCAACTCTGCATCCGCATCGGAAATTTTTGCCGCGGCAATCCAGGATTACGGTCGCGGCCTGATCGTCGGCGAGCCGACTTATGGCAAGGGCACGGTGCAGAACCTGCTCGATCTCGATCAGTACATGCACAATGAGAAACCCGTTTACGGCGAGCTCAAGAGCACGATCGCGCAATTCTTCCGCATCAATGGCGGCACCACGCAGTTGCGCGGCGTCACGCCCGACATCAACGTACCGGTGACCGGCGACTTCGACGAGAACGGTGAGCAGGCGTTCGACAAGCAAGGTTTCACGTCATTGCCGTGGACTTCGATCCCGCCCGCCGAATACAAACCGGTTGCCGATCTGAAAGGCCTGGTGCCGTTGCTGCAGACACGACACGACGCCCGCGTTGCCAAGGACAAGACCTGGAGCGATTGGCAGGAAGACGTGACCGAGGCACGCAAGCTGCGCAAGCAGACCACGATCTCGCTCAACGAAACCGTGCGCCGCAAGGAACGCGACGAGCAGGAAGCGCGACGCAAGGCACACGCCGACGATCTCGCATCGGCCATGCCGACCGATCCGGCCAGCAAGACCAGTGATCGGATCAACAAGGATTCGGCGCGCGTGGGCAAACCCGATCATGCCAATGCCGACAGCCTTGCCGCGGTGAAGACCGATGACATCGTCAAAGATAGCAAGCCCGCCAAAGCCGCCGATGCGAATACAAGTTCGGTGCTAAATGACGATAGCGAATCCGCCACGCCGACCAGCGACGACGGTTTGCAGGCCGACGAACGCAATCTGAAATCCGACCTCGCTGCGGAAGCGAAACGTAAGCAGGCGAAAGATGTGCTGCTGCAGGAAGCCGCGCGCATCGTCAGTGACGAAGTGACCTTGATCAAGAACGACACACAACTCGCCGAGCGCGTATTGCCGCATTCGCCGAACAAGGCCGAGATGAATTAA
- a CDS encoding DegQ family serine endoprotease, with protein sequence MSNLSLWRVTRAISFAVLGVFAALAAAPRTYAGALPIAVDGQPLPSLAPMLEHVTPAVVNINSKTRVRVRNPMAEDPFFRQFFGLQNAPRERIEQSLGSGVIIDATKGYVLTNNHVIDGADDIAVTLHDGRTLKAKLVGSDPDTDVAVIQMPAENLSALVLADTNKLQVGDFVVAVGNPFGLGQTVTSGIVSALGRSGLRGMGYQSFIQTDASINPGNSGGALVNLRGELVGINSQIVSPSGASAGIGFAIPANLAGDVMRQLISSGSVKRGTLGIEAQDLTPEIARMLEIEPSQGVVVTRVQNDSPSASAGLKPGDVITAVNGKPVATEQELHNAEGLLPVGSAIQLKLLRDGKPIETSVRTATEQLATSSGAKLDPRLDGAEFADLGERQHSAGLSGISITRVAPGSRAAASGLKNGDIVFAVNQVEIGSVRDLERLGTKRVRQLLLSVVRGNNSFLVPLQ encoded by the coding sequence ATGTCGAATCTTTCGTTGTGGCGCGTTACTCGCGCGATTTCTTTCGCCGTCCTTGGCGTGTTTGCCGCGCTCGCGGCAGCGCCGCGCACGTACGCCGGAGCATTGCCGATTGCAGTCGATGGCCAGCCACTGCCATCGCTCGCGCCGATGCTCGAACACGTCACGCCGGCCGTGGTGAATATCAATTCGAAAACCCGTGTGCGCGTGCGCAATCCGATGGCCGAAGATCCGTTCTTCCGCCAGTTTTTCGGCTTGCAGAACGCGCCGCGCGAACGTATCGAACAGTCGCTGGGTTCGGGCGTGATCATCGATGCGACGAAAGGTTACGTGCTCACCAATAATCATGTGATCGATGGCGCGGACGACATCGCTGTGACCCTGCACGATGGCCGCACGCTCAAGGCCAAGCTGGTCGGCAGCGATCCCGATACCGATGTCGCGGTGATCCAGATGCCAGCCGAAAATCTCAGCGCGCTAGTGTTGGCCGATACCAACAAATTGCAGGTCGGCGATTTTGTCGTGGCGGTCGGCAATCCGTTCGGACTGGGCCAGACGGTCACCTCGGGCATCGTCAGCGCGCTTGGTCGCAGCGGCTTGCGCGGCATGGGTTATCAGAGTTTCATCCAGACCGATGCCTCGATCAATCCCGGAAATTCCGGCGGCGCGCTGGTGAATCTGCGCGGCGAGCTGGTCGGCATCAATTCGCAAATTGTTTCGCCGTCCGGCGCGAGTGCCGGCATCGGTTTTGCGATTCCGGCCAACCTCGCCGGCGATGTGATGCGCCAGCTCATCAGCAGCGGTTCGGTGAAGCGCGGCACGCTCGGCATCGAAGCGCAGGATCTCACGCCCGAGATCGCGCGCATGCTCGAAATCGAACCGAGCCAGGGCGTGGTGGTGACGCGCGTGCAGAACGATTCACCGTCCGCCAGCGCCGGCCTCAAGCCTGGTGATGTGATCACCGCGGTCAACGGCAAACCCGTCGCGACCGAGCAGGAATTGCACAATGCCGAGGGCCTGTTGCCGGTCGGCAGCGCTATCCAGCTCAAGCTGTTGCGTGATGGCAAGCCGATCGAGACGAGCGTGCGCACGGCCACCGAGCAACTCGCCACGAGCAGCGGCGCCAAGCTCGATCCGCGGCTGGATGGCGCCGAGTTCGCCGATCTCGGCGAGCGCCAGCACAGCGCCGGCTTGAGCGGGATCAGCATCACGCGCGTGGCGCCCGGCAGTCGCGCCGCAGCCAGTGGTTTGAAGAACGGCGATATCGTGTTCGCGGTGAATCAGGTCGAGATCGGCAGCGTGCGCGACCTCGAGCGGCTCGGCACAAAACGTGTGCGCCAACTATTGCTTTCGGTGGTTCGCGGCAACAACTCGTTCCTCGTGCCTTTGCAATAG
- a CDS encoding leucyl aminopeptidase family protein, translating into MHALIERQTTASSIAILPVTAASLSGVLQQLETSQKTWINANDFRAEVGSVCLLPKPDGSLHAVLIGVANTADIYALAALPRRLPAGIYHLDNAGEVALDPQRAALGWALGVYHFGRYKKPARAAAELAVDAATLAAVQPLLDGIYHTRDLINTPTEDLGPVELAAAVQTLAQTHGADYRDWIGDALLDANFPAIHAVGRASHRAPRLAELRWGNNAAPHLVLIGKGVCFDTGGLDIKPADGMRWMKKDMGGAAHAIALAGLVMAAKLPVRLTLLIPAVENSIAGNAYRPGEVIRTRSGVTVEIDNTDAEGRVILGDALSYAVEQSPDLILDFATLTGAARIALGPELPVLFSNRDDIADGLLASSREVSDPLWRLPLWQPYRSMLDSSIADMANAGASRHAGAITAALYLQRFVPETQAWSHLDVYSWNDADRPGRPKGGEAQGLRAYFDFLQKRYSSE; encoded by the coding sequence ATGCACGCCCTGATCGAGCGCCAGACCACCGCTTCATCGATAGCGATATTGCCCGTCACGGCAGCAAGCTTGAGTGGGGTTCTGCAGCAGCTCGAAACCAGTCAAAAGACATGGATAAATGCCAACGATTTTCGCGCCGAGGTCGGCAGCGTGTGCCTGTTGCCCAAGCCCGATGGCAGCTTGCACGCGGTGTTGATCGGCGTTGCGAATACCGCCGATATTTATGCGCTGGCAGCATTGCCGCGGCGTCTTCCGGCCGGCATTTATCACCTCGATAACGCCGGCGAAGTGGCGCTGGATCCGCAGCGTGCGGCGCTGGGTTGGGCACTCGGTGTTTATCATTTCGGGCGCTACAAAAAGCCCGCGCGCGCAGCGGCAGAACTCGCGGTCGATGCCGCAACCCTGGCTGCCGTACAGCCGCTGCTGGATGGCATCTACCATACGCGTGATCTGATCAATACCCCGACCGAAGATCTCGGTCCGGTCGAACTCGCTGCTGCCGTCCAGACGCTCGCGCAAACGCATGGCGCGGATTATCGCGACTGGATCGGTGATGCCTTGCTCGACGCGAATTTTCCTGCGATCCATGCCGTCGGTCGCGCCAGTCATCGCGCGCCGCGTCTCGCCGAATTACGCTGGGGCAACAACGCCGCGCCGCATCTCGTGCTGATCGGCAAGGGCGTGTGCTTCGATACCGGCGGGCTCGACATCAAACCCGCCGATGGCATGCGCTGGATGAAAAAGGACATGGGTGGCGCGGCGCATGCGATCGCGTTGGCTGGCCTCGTGATGGCGGCAAAATTGCCGGTGCGCCTGACCCTGCTGATTCCGGCGGTGGAGAACTCGATTGCCGGCAACGCGTACCGACCCGGCGAAGTGATCCGCACGCGCAGTGGAGTCACGGTCGAGATCGACAATACCGATGCCGAAGGTCGTGTGATCCTCGGCGATGCGCTGAGTTATGCGGTCGAACAGTCGCCTGATCTGATCCTCGATTTCGCCACGCTCACGGGCGCCGCGCGCATCGCGCTCGGGCCGGAATTGCCGGTACTTTTCAGCAACCGCGATGACATTGCCGATGGCCTGCTCGCGAGCAGTCGCGAGGTCAGCGATCCACTGTGGCGTCTGCCGTTATGGCAGCCGTATCGCAGCATGCTTGATTCCTCGATCGCCGACATGGCCAACGCCGGTGCCTCGCGCCACGCTGGCGCGATCACCGCTGCTCTGTACCTGCAACGCTTTGTGCCCGAGACGCAGGCGTGGTCGCATCTGGACGTCTATTCGTGGAACGACGCCGATCGTCCGGGCCGGCCGAAAGGCGGCGAGGCGCAGGGTTTGCGTGCTTATTTTGATTTCTTGCAGAAGCGTTATTCATCGGAATAA
- a CDS encoding NrdJb yields MAIKIGKKIKGYSVNKPDEKNRLAESTPAVPVVTTAEVIQMHERLERPEVLVGATYKIKSPLFEHALYVTINDIVLNQGTEHELRRPFEIFINSKNMDHFQWIVALTRIMSAVFRKGGDVTFLVEELKAVFDPRGGYFKAGGVYMNSIVAELGAVIEAHLRMIGMLHDPEMDPGQRQLIAEKRAAYEARISKPAGSGKSGSASATQETASAESASSNESFPLSATMCAKCNTKATILMDGCATCLNCGYSKCG; encoded by the coding sequence ATGGCCATCAAGATCGGCAAGAAGATCAAGGGTTACAGCGTCAACAAACCCGACGAAAAAAATCGCCTCGCCGAAAGCACGCCCGCCGTGCCCGTGGTCACGACTGCGGAAGTTATCCAGATGCACGAGCGCCTGGAGCGCCCCGAGGTACTGGTCGGCGCTACCTACAAGATCAAGTCGCCATTGTTCGAGCACGCGCTGTACGTGACGATCAACGACATCGTGCTGAATCAGGGCACCGAACACGAACTGCGCCGTCCGTTCGAGATTTTCATCAATTCGAAAAACATGGATCACTTCCAGTGGATCGTGGCGCTCACACGCATCATGTCCGCAGTGTTCCGCAAAGGTGGCGACGTCACTTTTCTCGTCGAGGAACTCAAGGCCGTGTTCGATCCGCGCGGCGGCTATTTCAAAGCCGGCGGCGTGTACATGAATTCGATTGTCGCCGAACTCGGCGCCGTCATCGAAGCGCATCTGCGCATGATCGGCATGCTGCACGATCCCGAAATGGATCCCGGCCAGCGCCAGCTGATTGCTGAAAAACGCGCCGCGTACGAAGCGCGAATAAGCAAACCGGCGGGTAGCGGCAAATCGGGCTCAGCGTCTGCCACCCAGGAAACAGCGAGTGCCGAATCGGCCTCATCAAACGAATCGTTTCCGCTCTCGGCCACGATGTGCGCCAAGTGCAATACCAAGGCGACGATCCTCATGGACGGCTGCGCTACTTGTTTGAATTGCGGCTATTCGAAGTGCGGGTAG
- a CDS encoding substrate-binding domain-containing protein produces the protein MIAFRYTRWAATFLLLSATFSVGAADKAPAAAAPAKPAAAAAAPAKAKKAPATPVVALPSIIWRGDLATSRAFVADLAKEFEKQKKGRIEMQPFSTISGIDAVSSGAADIAGTARPASEKRSEETGMTFYPIAWDAVVVITSPKNPVGSLSLKQLHDIYYAKISNWKELGGADAPINVDAVAGPLDGVEFSFRYLIFRNGDQRVAAPRLYVNTAKLEEDIALNEFGMGLTTLSAVYANKSVKILSVEGIAPSRESIASGTYPLYTKLFLAAREDGRNNAKVQEFVQFAAGPEALAIMRKHQVVGYGEAPDLLTKNEEHFAYIDAQIGIDHTADSSGATIVTTSTGSRPVSAVNATASAMQSSSPNSPLTQEVKDSAAAKTQAAKDAEKSGNDSKH, from the coding sequence GTGATTGCATTTCGATATACCCGATGGGCGGCGACGTTTCTGCTGCTGAGCGCCACCTTCAGCGTTGGCGCGGCTGACAAGGCACCCGCCGCGGCTGCGCCGGCCAAACCGGCTGCCGCCGCGGCCGCTCCAGCGAAAGCGAAAAAAGCGCCGGCGACGCCGGTCGTTGCGCTGCCGAGTATCATCTGGCGCGGCGATCTGGCAACGTCGCGTGCGTTCGTCGCCGATCTTGCCAAGGAGTTCGAGAAGCAGAAAAAAGGCCGCATCGAAATGCAGCCGTTCAGCACTATTTCCGGCATCGATGCAGTATCCAGCGGTGCCGCGGATATTGCCGGTACGGCGCGTCCCGCCTCAGAAAAACGCAGCGAAGAAACCGGCATGACGTTTTATCCGATCGCGTGGGACGCGGTGGTGGTAATCACGTCGCCGAAAAATCCGGTCGGCAGCCTGAGCCTGAAGCAATTGCACGATATCTATTACGCCAAGATCAGCAATTGGAAAGAGCTTGGTGGCGCCGATGCGCCGATCAATGTGGACGCCGTCGCCGGTCCGCTCGATGGCGTCGAATTCAGTTTTCGTTACCTGATTTTCCGCAATGGCGATCAGCGCGTGGCCGCACCGCGTTTGTACGTAAATACGGCCAAACTCGAAGAAGATATCGCGCTCAACGAGTTCGGCATGGGGCTGACCACATTGTCGGCGGTGTACGCCAACAAGAGCGTCAAAATCCTCAGCGTCGAAGGCATTGCACCATCGCGCGAAAGCATCGCCAGCGGCACGTATCCGCTTTACACCAAGCTGTTTCTGGCCGCACGCGAAGATGGCAGGAACAATGCGAAAGTGCAGGAGTTCGTGCAGTTCGCCGCGGGTCCCGAAGCACTTGCGATCATGCGCAAACATCAAGTCGTGGGGTATGGCGAAGCGCCGGATCTGTTGACCAAGAATGAGGAACACTTCGCCTACATCGATGCGCAGATCGGTATCGATCACACCGCCGACAGCAGTGGCGCCACGATCGTCACCACCAGCACCGGCTCGCGTCCGGTATCGGCCGTCAATGCCACGGCGTCGGCAATGCAGAGCAGTTCGCCGAATTCGCCGCTGACGCAGGAAGTGAAAGACAGCGCCGCGGCCAAAACGCAGGCCGCCAAAGACGCGGAAAAATCCGGCAACGACAGCAAACACTGA
- a CDS encoding HAD family hydrolase, translating into MRIRAISLDLDDTLWPIEPVILRAEQHLEGWLQRECPHVAAAWPVAELRELRERIYGENPHLGHDFTALRKLSLRAVFTPFEMGEDWVERAYIEYFTARNQVECYSDALPALERLAALLPLVSISNGNADLDRIGLRRFFQFSVSAREFGAAKPHASIFHTACERLGLQPHEVLHVGDDAELDVLGARDAGLRTAWLNRGDTAWAHPVAPDLTLSDLGELAHWLENHQRGI; encoded by the coding sequence GTGCGCATCCGCGCCATCTCGCTGGATCTGGACGATACCTTGTGGCCGATCGAGCCGGTAATCCTGCGTGCCGAACAGCATCTCGAAGGCTGGCTGCAGCGGGAATGTCCGCACGTTGCTGCGGCGTGGCCGGTGGCGGAGTTGCGCGAATTGCGTGAGCGCATCTATGGCGAAAATCCGCATCTCGGCCATGACTTCACCGCGTTGCGCAAGCTGAGTTTGCGCGCGGTTTTCACGCCGTTCGAGATGGGCGAGGATTGGGTCGAACGCGCCTACATCGAATACTTCACCGCACGCAATCAGGTCGAGTGCTACAGCGATGCGTTGCCGGCGCTCGAACGTCTCGCAGCGCTGCTGCCGCTCGTGAGTATTTCGAACGGCAATGCCGATCTCGATCGCATCGGGCTGCGACGTTTTTTCCAGTTTTCGGTATCGGCGCGCGAGTTCGGCGCGGCCAAGCCGCATGCATCGATTTTCCATACCGCGTGCGAACGTCTTGGCCTGCAACCGCACGAAGTGTTGCATGTCGGTGACGATGCTGAGCTCGACGTGCTCGGCGCGCGCGATGCGGGTTTGCGCACCGCTTGGCTCAATCGCGGCGATACTGCGTGGGCGCATCCGGTCGCGCCCGATTTGACCTTGAGCGATCTCGGTGAACTCGCGCACTGGCTGGAAAATCATCAGCGCGGGATTTGA